A genomic region of Ewingella sp. CoE-038-23 contains the following coding sequences:
- a CDS encoding terminase large subunit domain-containing protein produces MAKYSNEIKEAARALYIKRWTPKDIAQELNLPPRTIYHWADVGQWAGLLPAESIEDSIARRVNQLTNREKKTALELEELRDLVAQHVKLMAQNNKHAEKMAEIKAKSMTVYDDGGFEGGGSGEGRKRKYKKNDISSITPEMLEEWSRTHLYEYQLHCRDHKDEDWRFVLKSRQVGMTYYFAWEAFEDAVLTGDNQVFFSASRAQSEIFREYIVQFAQLHFGITLTGKNIRLSNGAILRFLSTNASTAQGFNGHLYGDEVFWIPKFTKLHEVASAMATHDKFRTTYFSTPSAKTHQAYGVWTGEAWSEDDAKRKGKVFPKDKVLREGGVRCPDEIWRYIITMEDAVKRGLGAKVNIEKLRNKYNATTYAMLYMCEFVDSKDAVFKFSTLTACEVDGGTWGDYDPTAVRPFGNREVWAGFDPSRSGDNSTFVVVAPPIFDGERFRVLAIYQWQGLNFSWQAEQIKQLMRRFNITYIGIDTTGIGRGVYDLVTKFAPREAHAILYSVESKNRLVMKMIDVVERKRIEWVKDAQDETNKERAEIPASFMAIRRTTTASGNALTFVAERSEATGHADVFFAISHAVINEPLDYEFDRPSTWAFGKAA; encoded by the coding sequence ATGGCTAAATATTCGAACGAAATAAAAGAAGCGGCCCGCGCGTTATATATAAAACGCTGGACGCCTAAAGATATTGCGCAGGAATTAAACCTCCCGCCGCGCACGATTTACCATTGGGCCGACGTCGGCCAGTGGGCTGGCCTGCTGCCTGCGGAATCTATCGAAGATTCCATCGCCCGCCGCGTCAACCAACTGACCAACCGCGAGAAGAAAACCGCGCTGGAGTTGGAGGAGTTGCGCGACCTGGTGGCCCAACACGTCAAACTCATGGCCCAAAATAATAAACACGCTGAAAAGATGGCTGAGATTAAGGCCAAAAGCATGACGGTCTATGACGATGGCGGTTTCGAGGGAGGGGGATCAGGAGAAGGGCGTAAGCGTAAGTATAAGAAGAATGACATATCCAGCATCACGCCGGAAATGCTGGAAGAGTGGTCACGCACACACCTGTACGAATACCAATTACATTGTCGCGACCATAAAGATGAAGACTGGCGCTTTGTTCTGAAAAGCCGCCAAGTGGGCATGACCTACTATTTTGCCTGGGAAGCGTTCGAAGACGCCGTCCTCACCGGCGACAATCAGGTCTTTTTCTCAGCCTCCCGCGCACAGTCTGAAATATTCCGCGAGTACATCGTCCAGTTTGCACAGTTACATTTCGGCATCACGCTGACCGGTAAAAATATTCGACTCAGCAACGGCGCGATTCTGCGTTTTCTCTCAACCAACGCCAGCACGGCGCAGGGGTTTAACGGCCACCTGTACGGTGACGAAGTTTTCTGGATACCCAAATTCACCAAATTGCATGAAGTGGCGTCAGCCATGGCGACGCATGACAAATTTCGCACGACTTATTTTTCGACGCCCAGCGCTAAGACCCATCAGGCGTACGGCGTGTGGACGGGGGAAGCGTGGAGCGAAGACGACGCGAAACGCAAAGGCAAGGTCTTCCCCAAAGATAAAGTATTGCGGGAGGGAGGTGTTCGCTGCCCTGATGAAATCTGGCGTTACATCATCACCATGGAAGATGCGGTCAAGCGTGGGCTTGGCGCGAAAGTTAATATTGAAAAACTGCGTAATAAGTACAACGCGACTACGTACGCCATGCTGTACATGTGCGAGTTTGTTGATAGCAAAGATGCAGTATTTAAATTCTCTACGCTGACAGCCTGCGAAGTTGATGGCGGGACTTGGGGCGATTACGACCCGACAGCAGTTAGGCCGTTCGGTAATCGCGAGGTGTGGGCCGGTTTTGACCCGTCACGGTCGGGGGATAACTCCACCTTTGTGGTAGTGGCACCGCCGATTTTCGATGGCGAACGGTTTCGCGTTCTCGCTATCTACCAGTGGCAGGGGCTTAACTTTAGTTGGCAGGCCGAACAGATAAAGCAGCTTATGCGCCGCTTTAACATTACCTACATCGGTATCGACACGACCGGCATTGGAAGGGGGGTTTATGACCTGGTGACCAAATTTGCCCCGCGCGAGGCGCACGCCATTTTGTACAGCGTCGAGAGTAAAAACCGCCTGGTCATGAAGATGATAGACGTTGTTGAGCGTAAGCGCATTGAGTGGGTAAAGGATGCCCAAGACGAAACTAATAAAGAGCGGGCCGAAATTCCGGCCAGCTTCATGGCGATACGCCGCACCACCACGGCCAGCGGCAACGCGCTGACCTTCGTCGCTGAACGCTCGGAGGCCACCGGCCACGCTGACGTTTTCTTCGCTATCTCGCACGCCGTGATTAACGAACCCTTGGACTATGAATTTGACCGCCCATCTACCTGGGCCTTTGGAAAAGCAGCATGA
- a CDS encoding phage portal protein, giving the protein MTTKKRKQRKQHAAAATPKTFTPGQGSVITFGEPEPILTTGTDYHNIWYDNDYDHWRHPIDRLALAQLPNLNGQHGGVLYARRNMVAGGYLGGGLTTDQVEQMAFDYLLFGDVAVLKIRNAFGQVIDLLPLPSLYLRCRKDGEFVVLQEGPALIYDPRDVVFFKTYDPRQQVYGLPDYIGGIHSVLLNSESTIFRRRYYHNGAHMGFILYANDANITGEVEAEIKEKIEQSKGLGNFRNMFVNIPNGSAEGLKLLPVGEVSAKDEFASVKSITAQDIFTAHRFPAGLAGIIPTNGAVMGNPETARNTYRKDEVIPLQRKFMNGINSDREIPAHLHLNFDVEIPVIDAEKGEK; this is encoded by the coding sequence ATGACAACCAAAAAGCGCAAGCAACGCAAGCAGCACGCCGCCGCCGCAACACCCAAAACGTTTACGCCAGGGCAGGGGAGCGTTATCACCTTCGGCGAACCGGAACCCATACTTACGACGGGCACCGACTATCACAACATCTGGTACGACAACGACTATGACCACTGGCGGCACCCGATTGACCGGCTGGCGCTGGCGCAGTTGCCGAACCTCAACGGCCAGCACGGCGGCGTGCTGTATGCGCGACGCAATATGGTGGCCGGTGGCTACCTGGGCGGCGGGCTGACAACGGATCAGGTTGAGCAAATGGCGTTTGATTATCTGCTGTTTGGCGACGTGGCCGTCTTGAAAATTCGTAACGCCTTCGGGCAGGTAATCGACCTGCTGCCGCTGCCGTCGCTCTATCTGCGTTGTCGAAAGGATGGGGAATTCGTGGTGTTGCAGGAAGGGCCAGCGCTAATTTATGACCCGCGCGACGTGGTGTTTTTCAAAACCTATGACCCGCGCCAACAGGTTTACGGCCTGCCGGATTATATCGGCGGCATCCACTCGGTATTGCTTAACAGCGAATCGACCATTTTCCGCCGTCGTTATTACCACAACGGCGCACATATGGGCTTCATCTTGTATGCCAACGACGCCAATATCACCGGCGAGGTGGAAGCGGAAATTAAAGAAAAGATTGAGCAGTCAAAGGGGTTGGGTAACTTCCGCAATATGTTTGTGAATATTCCCAACGGTAGCGCGGAGGGGTTGAAGCTGTTGCCGGTCGGCGAGGTCAGCGCCAAAGACGAGTTTGCCAGCGTAAAAAGCATCACCGCACAGGATATTTTCACCGCGCACCGCTTCCCGGCTGGGCTTGCGGGGATTATTCCAACTAACGGCGCCGTCATGGGCAACCCCGAAACGGCCCGTAATACCTACCGCAAAGACGAAGTTATCCCGCTCCAGCGTAAATTTATGAACGGGATTAACAGCGACAGGGAGATCCCCGCGCACCTGCATCTAAATTTTGACGTTGAAATCCCAGTAATTGACGCTGAAAAGGGCGAGAAATGA
- a CDS encoding ogr/Delta-like zinc finger family protein, which yields MRIFKINCPECGSPAIIRKSDWKDKKLADLYCACSEVECGHTFVFNATFSHSLSPSGLTGNKLVKFLIDQLKPDERQFALNLLNGQAV from the coding sequence ATGCGCATTTTTAAAATTAATTGTCCAGAATGCGGGTCACCGGCCATCATTCGTAAATCTGACTGGAAAGACAAGAAACTGGCCGATTTATACTGTGCCTGTTCAGAAGTTGAGTGCGGTCACACCTTCGTTTTTAACGCGACGTTCTCACACTCACTCAGCCCCAGCGGGCTGACCGGCAACAAACTGGTGAAATTCTTAATCGACCAGTTGAAGCCAGACGAACGGCAATTCGCGCTCAACCTGCTAAATGGGCAGGCAGTTTAA
- a CDS encoding replication endonuclease: protein MAPTPPPSLSPGKPDSFAGAFVWNKPLAAIGVDMTPAPISPPSAPLEPHPAVTAHLDRLNKNGVNELEEGSQVLSDLLKTRAAIERSNYEREKATWSASPEGVEERFQKEPFFIRSPYQNKITWLRANRGTKHTNAFLMGTIKNALLRLDAVRKYHGVSTGHDSEFIAYYRPSYCHLAEFTKPRVKTLANEVAGRLNEMFTTAIEERGGDAAALPDEELLFIYRHMAVEVHALRVRPPYWKKLKPLFAPVELPPEPLDRAVFVSALSRLINADWWEHQLWRLRCDWRENQLRAIGSIHKRATPYISRDALADWLEQRRKNREFFKSHELDDGEGNRMSLESMVDASISNPSIRRHELMARMKGIEFVAQSRGDVGVFYTITCPSKYHATNASGHGNPKWNHSDVKQAQKYLTNLWARIGSKLNREGLRVYGFRVAEPHHDETPHWHLLLFMQPEERQAITSIMRGYAIKEDRAELGKRTGARFTAKRLDPKKGSATAYIAKYISKNIDGYALDGEKDHDTGKPLKETARLAMAWASRHRIRQYQPIGTPPVTVWRELRKLNNQLVGNLIKAESYKRGQKLLPDTAMDAVMSAADAGCFATYIMRQGGVLIPRDSYVVRLAYEDGKKPNAYGEITEKIFGIFSPRLGEDSRVCTRLKTWTIVAKQKTQPAAEQHEAMEILTLPDGPAVPWSSVNNSTGEENLNTIPAVEDRNVDDIAPDFEQFTDKDRRALLRRLRSEPAAPKKHENPFPEGNSMHEAWANAEEKAQEMARVRESKMINARDKASKIIDSAYTAGIHIDELTAMSLAMGGEITFNNRRYIASKDGDLFALGRGSKERSTALHQFIGRIKEATKKPA, encoded by the coding sequence ATGGCCCCAACTCCACCACCATCTTTAAGCCCTGGAAAGCCTGATAGCTTCGCCGGGGCTTTCGTGTGGAATAAACCTTTAGCCGCGATTGGCGTCGATATGACCCCTGCGCCAATTTCGCCCCCATCAGCACCGCTTGAGCCGCACCCAGCCGTTACCGCTCATCTCGACCGCCTGAATAAAAACGGCGTTAACGAGTTGGAAGAAGGCAGTCAGGTTTTAAGCGACCTACTCAAAACCCGCGCCGCTATTGAGCGCAGCAACTACGAGCGTGAAAAGGCGACATGGTCAGCATCGCCGGAAGGCGTGGAAGAAAGATTCCAGAAAGAACCGTTTTTCATCCGATCACCGTATCAGAATAAAATCACATGGCTTCGCGCCAATCGCGGGACTAAGCACACCAATGCATTTTTGATGGGTACCATTAAGAATGCATTGCTGCGCCTTGATGCCGTTCGCAAATACCACGGCGTAAGCACCGGCCATGACTCTGAGTTCATCGCCTATTACCGCCCGTCATACTGTCATTTGGCCGAGTTCACCAAGCCGAGAGTCAAAACGCTGGCGAACGAAGTCGCCGGGCGTCTGAACGAAATGTTTACCACGGCCATTGAGGAACGCGGAGGCGATGCAGCGGCCCTGCCAGATGAAGAACTGCTGTTTATTTATCGCCATATGGCCGTTGAGGTTCACGCGCTGCGCGTGCGTCCACCGTACTGGAAAAAGCTTAAGCCGCTGTTTGCACCGGTCGAACTGCCACCGGAACCGCTCGACCGTGCTGTCTTTGTGTCGGCGCTGTCCCGCCTGATTAATGCTGATTGGTGGGAGCATCAGTTATGGCGGCTGCGCTGTGACTGGCGCGAAAACCAACTCCGCGCTATCGGCAGCATCCACAAACGTGCGACGCCGTACATTAGCCGCGACGCGCTGGCCGACTGGCTGGAACAGCGCCGTAAGAACCGCGAGTTTTTCAAGTCGCACGAACTGGACGACGGCGAAGGCAACCGTATGTCGCTCGAATCCATGGTCGATGCCAGCATCAGCAACCCAAGCATTCGCCGCCATGAACTCATGGCCCGCATGAAAGGCATTGAGTTTGTCGCCCAGTCACGCGGCGACGTTGGCGTTTTCTATACCATCACCTGCCCGTCGAAATACCACGCCACGAACGCCAGCGGCCACGGCAACCCAAAGTGGAACCACAGCGATGTAAAACAGGCCCAAAAATACCTTACTAACCTTTGGGCGCGTATTGGCTCGAAGCTAAACCGCGAAGGCTTGCGCGTTTATGGGTTCCGCGTTGCCGAACCGCATCATGACGAAACGCCCCATTGGCACCTGTTGTTATTCATGCAGCCAGAAGAACGCCAAGCGATCACCTCAATTATGCGCGGCTATGCCATTAAAGAAGACCGAGCAGAACTGGGCAAGCGCACCGGCGCACGCTTCACAGCCAAACGCTTAGACCCGAAGAAGGGCAGCGCCACGGCCTACATCGCGAAATACATTTCGAAGAACATCGACGGCTACGCGCTGGACGGTGAAAAAGACCACGACACCGGCAAGCCGCTAAAAGAAACCGCCCGCCTGGCAATGGCGTGGGCATCCCGTCACCGCATCCGTCAGTACCAGCCGATTGGCACACCACCGGTGACGGTCTGGCGTGAGCTGCGCAAGCTGAATAACCAGCTGGTCGGCAACCTGATTAAAGCCGAAAGTTATAAGCGCGGGCAAAAGCTGTTACCCGATACTGCGATGGATGCGGTGATGTCGGCAGCCGACGCCGGTTGTTTTGCTACCTACATCATGCGTCAGGGCGGCGTCCTAATCCCCCGCGACAGCTACGTCGTGCGTCTGGCCTATGAAGACGGCAAGAAGCCCAACGCCTACGGCGAGATCACCGAGAAGATTTTTGGCATTTTCTCGCCGCGACTGGGCGAGGATTCTCGCGTCTGCACGCGGTTAAAAACATGGACGATTGTCGCCAAACAAAAGACGCAGCCCGCCGCAGAACAGCACGAAGCAATGGAGATTTTGACCTTACCGGACGGCCCCGCCGTGCCTTGGAGTTCTGTCAATAACTCTACGGGAGAGGAAAATTTAAACACTATTCCGGCAGTTGAAGACAGAAATGTCGATGATATTGCCCCTGATTTTGAGCAGTTCACCGACAAAGACCGCCGCGCACTGCTGCGAAGGCTGAGAAGCGAACCGGCAGCACCTAAAAAGCATGAAAATCCGTTCCCGGAAGGGAATTCTATGCACGAAGCCTGGGCGAACGCAGAGGAAAAAGCGCAGGAAATGGCCCGAGTGCGTGAGTCAAAAATGATTAATGCCAGAGATAAAGCATCAAAAATTATCGATTCAGCCTATACGGCCGGAATTCATATTGATGAATTGACCGCAATGTCGTTAGCCATGGGGGGCGAAATCACCTTCAACAACCGGCGTTATATTGCATCGAAAGATGGAGATTTGTTTGCGCTGGGCAGAGGTAGTAAAGAGCGGTCAACAGCATTGCACCAATTTATTGGCCGCATCAAAGAAGCCACAAAAAAACCCGCCTAA
- a CDS encoding phage filamentation protein Fil family protein, translating into MTTAQCPSLANMLTNGQQITHRAHQRGWIETPDGRHFQPKTTEVQFIKGRRLPFMARQHNKPRWFARLMGIFA; encoded by the coding sequence ATGACCACCGCACAATGCCCGTCACTGGCAAACATGCTGACCAACGGCCAGCAAATTACCCACCGAGCGCACCAGCGCGGATGGATTGAAACACCAGACGGTCGCCACTTCCAGCCGAAGACTACCGAAGTGCAATTCATTAAAGGCCGCCGACTGCCGTTTATGGCTCGTCAACACAACAAACCTCGCTGGTTCGCCCGGCTGATGGGTATTTTTGCTTAA
- a CDS encoding helix-turn-helix domain-containing protein, whose translation MSTSLGKKIRDVREAEGLSRQEFAELTGVAEGAQKFYETDRRAVGSEMLLKITQHPRFEKYTLWLMTDKTMESAGQISPALSPDGQNNTSSRQNDQKVG comes from the coding sequence ATGTCAACGAGTCTTGGTAAAAAAATAAGGGATGTGCGGGAGGCCGAAGGGCTGAGCCGACAAGAATTTGCAGAACTTACGGGGGTGGCTGAAGGGGCGCAAAAGTTCTATGAAACTGATCGCCGTGCTGTTGGAAGTGAAATGCTCTTAAAAATTACACAGCACCCTAGGTTTGAGAAATATACGCTTTGGCTAATGACGGATAAGACAATGGAAAGTGCCGGACAGATCTCTCCGGCTCTCTCCCCTGATGGGCAAAACAACACATCCAGCCGCCAAAACGACCAGAAGGTTGGCTGA
- a CDS encoding phage integrase, with protein MTISKLESGQYLVDVRPQGRQGKRVRRRFDTRAEALQFERWTIAKNHNKEWIEKPSDKRPLSELIELWWKYHGKTLKSGAKVKQRMETLDTDLGNPRADQVNNKLFNDYRAARLEAGAKPSSVNRYQLLLSGVFNALIKAGQYHSENPIKDTELFKVNASTMSFLSRDDIPPLLGALNGDNLKVAKLCLATGARWSEAAGIMRDAVIEHKVTFFDTKNGKNRSVPISPVLYEEITSGKGRLLFPDANYNNMRSVLKRIIVGLPRGQASHVLRHTFATHFMMNGGNILTLQKILGHASIQQTMVYAHFAPEYLNDAVKLNPLEFKK; from the coding sequence ATGACAATCAGTAAATTAGAATCGGGTCAGTATCTTGTAGACGTTCGCCCGCAGGGCCGACAGGGCAAAAGAGTGAGGCGGCGCTTTGATACGAGAGCCGAAGCGCTCCAGTTTGAGCGGTGGACAATCGCAAAAAATCATAATAAAGAATGGATTGAAAAGCCTTCCGATAAGCGACCATTGTCTGAACTAATTGAGCTATGGTGGAAATACCACGGCAAGACACTTAAGTCGGGCGCGAAAGTAAAGCAGCGGATGGAAACGCTGGATACTGATTTGGGTAATCCGCGTGCTGACCAGGTAAATAATAAACTTTTTAATGACTACCGCGCGGCACGGTTGGAGGCTGGCGCGAAGCCAAGCTCAGTAAATCGATATCAATTATTATTAAGCGGCGTCTTCAATGCCTTGATAAAGGCGGGTCAGTATCATAGCGAAAACCCCATCAAGGATACGGAACTCTTTAAAGTTAACGCCAGCACAATGTCTTTTCTCTCACGCGATGACATCCCCCCTTTGCTTGGTGCTCTCAACGGCGATAACCTCAAAGTCGCAAAATTATGTTTAGCTACTGGGGCTAGATGGAGCGAAGCCGCTGGCATTATGCGGGATGCGGTAATTGAGCATAAGGTCACGTTCTTTGATACGAAGAACGGCAAAAACAGGTCAGTCCCTATTTCACCGGTTCTTTATGAAGAAATCACTTCTGGTAAAGGGCGGCTCTTATTTCCTGATGCTAATTACAACAATATGCGGAGCGTTCTCAAACGGATCATTGTCGGCCTACCGCGCGGGCAGGCCAGTCATGTTTTGCGACACACGTTTGCTACGCATTTTATGATGAACGGTGGCAACATCCTTACACTGCAAAAAATACTTGGTCATGCTTCAATTCAACAGACTATGGTTTATGCGCACTTTGCGCCCGAATACTTGAATGATGCCGTTAAACTGAACCCGTTAGAATTCAAGAAGTGA
- the nudC gene encoding NAD(+) diphosphatase, protein MELQITDQHNGWWVISHEGKLWLPQGELPFGDAAQFSLIGKICRQIGEWQGAPVWLVRQAMDNNMFSARQLLDQDKGLFQLVGRGVQLAEFYRSHKFCGYCGHEMQVSKTEWAALCSHCRERYYPQIAPCIIVAIRKGEEILLAQHVRHRNGIHTVLAGFVEVGETLEETVAREVMEESNVRVKNVRYVSSQPWPFPNSLMMAFMAEYDGGDIKHDPKELLSAGWYRFDALPQLPPVGTIARRLIEDTVVLCRAERDGDAE, encoded by the coding sequence ATGGAATTACAGATAACAGACCAACATAACGGCTGGTGGGTGATCAGCCACGAGGGCAAGCTGTGGCTGCCACAGGGCGAATTACCTTTTGGTGATGCGGCGCAATTCTCACTGATTGGCAAAATTTGCCGACAAATTGGCGAATGGCAGGGTGCGCCGGTTTGGCTGGTTCGTCAGGCGATGGACAACAATATGTTCTCCGCACGCCAACTGCTGGATCAGGACAAAGGCTTATTCCAGCTGGTGGGGCGCGGCGTGCAGCTCGCCGAGTTCTACCGTTCGCATAAGTTTTGCGGTTATTGCGGCCATGAAATGCAGGTCAGCAAAACCGAGTGGGCCGCCCTGTGCAGCCACTGCCGTGAACGCTATTACCCGCAAATCGCTCCCTGCATTATCGTCGCTATCCGTAAAGGTGAAGAGATTTTGCTGGCGCAGCATGTTCGCCATCGCAATGGCATTCACACCGTGCTGGCCGGTTTTGTCGAAGTCGGCGAAACGCTGGAAGAGACCGTGGCCCGCGAAGTGATGGAAGAGAGCAATGTGCGCGTCAAAAACGTGCGTTATGTTAGCTCCCAGCCGTGGCCTTTCCCGAACTCTCTGATGATGGCCTTTATGGCGGAATACGACGGCGGCGACATCAAACACGACCCGAAAGAGCTGCTCAGCGCCGGTTGGTATCGCTTCGACGCCTTACCGCAGCTGCCGCCGGTCGGCACTATTGCCCGTCGATTGATTGAAGATACTGTCGTACTGTGCCGCGCCGAGCGCGACGGCGATGCTGAATAA
- the hemE gene encoding uroporphyrinogen decarboxylase, which produces MSELKNDRYLRALLRQPVDVTPVWMMRQAGRYLPEYKETRAQAGDFMSLCKNAELACEVTLQPLRRYALDAAILFSDILTIPDAMGLGLYFETGEGPRFTSPLTCRADVEKLPIPDPEMELGYVMNAVRTIRKNLKGEVPLIGFSGSPWTLATYMVEGGSSKVFTKLKKMMYAEPATLHLLLDKLADSVILYLNAQIKAGAQSVMVFDTWGGVLTPRDYREFSLNYMHKIVDGLIREHDGRRVPVTLFTKGGGQWLEAMAATGCDALGLDWTTDIADARRRVGDKVALQGNMDPSMLYAEPARIEQEVETILSGFGSGNGHVFNLGHGIHQDVPPENAGVFVEAVHNLSRRFHQ; this is translated from the coding sequence ATGAGTGAGTTGAAGAACGATCGCTACCTGCGCGCTTTACTGCGTCAGCCCGTTGATGTGACCCCGGTGTGGATGATGCGTCAGGCTGGACGCTATTTGCCAGAGTACAAAGAGACGCGCGCCCAGGCCGGTGATTTTATGTCGCTGTGCAAAAACGCCGAGCTGGCGTGTGAAGTGACGCTACAGCCTCTGCGCCGCTATGCGCTGGATGCGGCGATCCTGTTCTCCGATATTCTGACCATTCCTGATGCCATGGGCCTGGGGCTGTATTTCGAGACTGGCGAAGGCCCGCGTTTTACTTCTCCGCTGACCTGCCGCGCTGATGTGGAAAAGTTGCCGATCCCTGATCCAGAGATGGAACTGGGCTATGTGATGAATGCCGTGCGCACCATTCGCAAAAACCTGAAAGGCGAAGTGCCGCTGATTGGCTTCTCCGGCAGCCCGTGGACGCTGGCGACCTATATGGTGGAAGGCGGCAGCAGCAAAGTCTTCACCAAACTGAAAAAGATGATGTATGCCGAACCGGCAACCCTGCACCTGCTGCTGGATAAGCTGGCGGACAGCGTGATTTTGTATCTCAACGCGCAAATCAAAGCTGGCGCTCAGTCGGTGATGGTGTTCGACACCTGGGGCGGCGTGCTTACACCTCGCGATTACCGCGAATTCTCCCTGAACTATATGCATAAAATCGTTGATGGCCTGATTCGTGAACACGACGGACGCCGCGTGCCGGTAACGCTGTTCACCAAAGGCGGCGGGCAGTGGCTGGAAGCGATGGCTGCCACCGGCTGTGACGCGCTGGGTCTGGACTGGACCACGGACATTGCCGATGCGCGCCGTCGCGTGGGCGACAAAGTTGCTCTGCAAGGTAACATGGACCCGTCTATGCTTTACGCTGAGCCTGCGCGCATTGAGCAGGAAGTCGAAACGATTTTATCTGGTTTCGGCAGCGGTAATGGTCACGTCTTCAACCTGGGACATGGCATTCATCAGGACGTGCCGCCTGAGAATGCCGGCGTCTTCGTGGAGGCCGTGCACAACTTATCGCGCCGTTTCCATCAGTAA
- the nfi gene encoding deoxyribonuclease V (cleaves DNA at apurinic or apyrimidinic sites) yields the protein MIDTRVLREEQRVLADNIVLQDPDGFQTPRFIAGADVGFEQGGEVTRAAIAILSYPSLELVEYQIARIATTMPYIPGFLSFRELPALMQAWQQLQQQPDLVLVDGQGIAHPRRLGVASHFGLMIDVPTIGVAKSRLFGKFLPLEDALHSRQSLYDRDEQIGWVWRSKLRCNPLFISPGNHISIESAFFWVEQCMRGYRLPEPTRWADAVASNRVAFQRWQRLSGNL from the coding sequence ATGATTGATACTCGTGTTTTACGAGAAGAGCAGAGGGTGCTGGCGGATAATATTGTCCTACAGGACCCGGACGGTTTTCAGACGCCGCGCTTTATTGCCGGTGCTGACGTAGGATTCGAGCAGGGGGGCGAGGTGACGCGGGCGGCGATTGCTATCCTGAGTTATCCCTCCCTTGAGCTGGTGGAATACCAGATTGCCCGTATCGCGACCACCATGCCCTATATCCCCGGTTTTCTCTCTTTCCGTGAGCTGCCAGCGCTGATGCAGGCCTGGCAGCAGCTTCAACAGCAGCCTGACTTAGTGCTGGTAGACGGTCAGGGCATTGCGCATCCAAGGCGTTTAGGCGTCGCCAGCCATTTTGGTTTGATGATCGACGTGCCGACCATTGGTGTCGCAAAAAGCCGCCTGTTCGGCAAGTTTTTACCCCTCGAAGATGCCCTGCATAGCCGACAGTCGCTGTATGACCGCGACGAACAAATTGGCTGGGTGTGGCGCAGTAAACTACGCTGTAACCCATTGTTCATTTCACCCGGTAATCACATCAGCATAGAATCTGCTTTTTTCTGGGTGGAACAATGTATGCGGGGTTATCGACTACCTGAACCTACTCGTTGGGCCGACGCCGTCGCCTCAAATCGGGTAGCATTTCAGCGCTGGCAGCGCCTGAGCGGGAATCTTTAG
- a CDS encoding YjaG family protein, which yields MLRNPIHLRLEKLESWQHLTFMASLCERMYPNYQMFCLQSGFGEPQLYRRILDLVWETLVVKDAKVNFDTQLEKLEEAVPSAEDYDIYGVYPAIDACIALGELIHSRLSGETLSHAIAVSETSIRTVAMLEMTQAGKEMTDEELKVIPAVEEEWDIQWEIFRLLADCEERDLELIKGLRSDLREAAVSNIGINLAQ from the coding sequence ATGTTACGTAATCCGATACATTTACGTCTGGAGAAGCTAGAAAGCTGGCAACACCTGACGTTTATGGCGAGCCTTTGTGAGCGCATGTATCCCAACTATCAGATGTTCTGTCTGCAATCCGGGTTCGGCGAACCACAGCTGTACCGTCGTATCTTGGATTTGGTTTGGGAAACGCTGGTCGTCAAGGACGCCAAAGTCAATTTTGACACACAGCTTGAGAAGTTAGAGGAGGCGGTGCCTTCTGCTGAAGACTACGATATTTACGGCGTTTACCCAGCAATTGACGCCTGTATCGCATTAGGTGAACTGATCCACTCGCGGCTCAGCGGTGAGACGCTCTCGCATGCGATTGCTGTCAGTGAAACGTCAATTCGCACCGTTGCTATGCTTGAGATGACTCAGGCTGGCAAAGAAATGACCGATGAAGAACTGAAAGTTATCCCTGCTGTTGAGGAAGAATGGGACATCCAATGGGAGATTTTCCGCCTGTTGGCTGACTGTGAAGAGCGTGACCTTGAATTAATAAAAGGGTTACGTTCTGACCTGCGTGAAGCCGCCGTGAGTAACATTGGCATAAATTTAGCGCAATAA